In Paenibacillus xylanilyticus, the genomic window TTGACGGAACACCGTTGTACGGAATTGATCTGCATAATAGGTCAACAGATACAGTTTTTCCTTCGGATCCGTGGATTTGTTAAGCAGGTAATCCATCAGCAATGCTTCATTGGTTGTGGATGCAACCTCTGCCAGGAAGATGGTGTACTGTGCATCCCGATACGGAAGGGTAGTATCCGAATAATAGGAATGCAGAGCATGACCCATTTCATGTGCCAGTGTAAACATGCTGTTCAGATTGTCTTTATGGTTAAGCAGGACATATGGGTGTGTGCCGTAAGCACCCCAGCTGTAAGCACCTGAACGTTTGTTTTCGTTCTCATATACGTCAATCCAGCGGTCATCATATCCAGCCTGCAATGTATTCGCATAATCCTCGCCCAGCGGCTTCAGGCCATCTTTGACGGTCTGTTTTGCTTCCTCATAAGTGATGTCCATTTTATACTCATCAACCAGAGGAGCGAACAAGTCATACATATGCAATTGATCCACACCGAGCAATTTTTTGCGCAGATCCATATAACGGTGCAGCAGCGGGAGGCTTTCATGAATGGTGTCCACCAGGTTGGTGTAAACCTCTGTTGGAATGTTGTCACCGTACAGTGACATTTCCATTACGGAAGGGTACTTCCGGACATTCGCATAGAACATGTTTTTGGTGACATTGGCATTCAGGGCTGCAGCAATCGTGTTCTTCTGTTTGGCGTACGTTTCATACACGGCTTTGAAGGCACGTTCGCGAACTTCGCGATTAGGGTTCTCCAGGAATTGAATGTAGCTTCCGTGGGTAAGCTCCACATCGTTGCCGTGTTCATCCTTAATTTTCGGGAACTTGAGATCGGCATTATTCAGCATGCTGAAGATGGTTTGCGGCGCTTGGGACAAGTTGCCCACCTGTGCAAGCAGGGCTTCTTCCGCTTTGCTCAAGACATGCGCCTTCTCACGTTTCATCTCTTCCAGTGTGAACTTGAATGCAGACAGTTTCTCATCTGCAATGAATGCATCCAGCTGATCATCCGGCAGAGAGAGGATTTCTGGTGTGACAAAGGAAAGAGCTTCTCCGACACGCACACTCAGCTTTTGTGCTTTTTGGGACAGGTTTTGGTATGTAGGATTAGCTGTGTCTTCAT contains:
- the pepF gene encoding oligoendopeptidase F, which translates into the protein MSQLLKRSEVPTEHTWKLEDLFADQKAWDQEYEEVTSLTKKASEFQGKLNKPESLKACFELEDEVSLKIERLFVYARMHQDEDTANPTYQNLSQKAQKLSVRVGEALSFVTPEILSLPDDQLDAFIADEKLSAFKFTLEEMKREKAHVLSKAEEALLAQVGNLSQAPQTIFSMLNNADLKFPKIKDEHGNDVELTHGSYIQFLENPNREVRERAFKAVYETYAKQKNTIAAALNANVTKNMFYANVRKYPSVMEMSLYGDNIPTEVYTNLVDTIHESLPLLHRYMDLRKKLLGVDQLHMYDLFAPLVDEYKMDITYEEAKQTVKDGLKPLGEDYANTLQAGYDDRWIDVYENENKRSGAYSWGAYGTHPYVLLNHKDNLNSMFTLAHEMGHALHSYYSDTTLPYRDAQYTIFLAEVASTTNEALLMDYLLNKSTDPKEKLYLLTYYADQFRTTVFRQTMFAEFEKIIHERAEQGEALTPQLLSEIYYDLNVQYHGNSMAVDKDIEMEWARIPHFYNSFYVYKYATGFSAATSFSKQILEEGQPAVDRYLGFLKSGGSDYSINILKKAGVDMSSPQPIREAMSVFKELIEQMEQLTK